In one Brevibacillus composti genomic region, the following are encoded:
- a CDS encoding MerR family transcriptional regulator, with product MKNVIELVAMEKTYSGRELAEMLGVGASTLRKWSMLLEQQGYWFQRDNQNRREYRGADVTALRRFYHLTKEQMTPLEDAARIIAGQASPEMAKRGAAAAISLAPPPVSTAHPTPHQTSHQAYHQAYQQPYQANTHPSPYPASDISPTLAQRPSPHPAAVESANTAAALALRTSSHVDALEEKLLALAQHVQQQDSVQTSLMEQLEQQGAYIRNSLKERDRRLSSAMNEIFEMKKQLARLQDKQRKTSIWHRLFRID from the coding sequence ATGAAAAATGTGATCGAACTGGTTGCCATGGAGAAAACCTACTCCGGGCGCGAACTGGCAGAGATGCTCGGAGTCGGAGCCAGCACCTTGCGGAAATGGAGCATGCTGCTGGAACAGCAAGGCTACTGGTTTCAGCGCGACAACCAGAACCGAAGAGAGTACAGAGGAGCCGATGTCACGGCTTTGCGCAGATTTTACCATTTGACCAAGGAACAGATGACGCCGCTGGAGGATGCCGCCAGGATCATTGCCGGCCAAGCCTCGCCCGAAATGGCAAAAAGGGGGGCAGCCGCCGCAATCAGTCTCGCTCCTCCCCCTGTCTCGACCGCCCACCCAACTCCGCACCAGACCTCCCACCAGGCCTACCACCAGGCCTACCAACAACCCTACCAAGCAAACACCCATCCGTCTCCATACCCTGCATCTGACATCAGCCCGACGCTTGCCCAGCGGCCATCCCCCCATCCGGCGGCCGTGGAATCGGCAAATACCGCTGCTGCACTGGCCTTGCGCACCAGCAGTCACGTCGATGCGCTGGAGGAAAAGCTGCTCGCTCTCGCCCAGCACGTCCAGCAGCAAGATTCGGTGCAAACGTCCCTGATGGAACAGCTCGAGCAGCAGGGAGCCTATATTCGCAACAGTCTGAAGGAGCGCGACCGCCGTTTGAGCAGCGCCATGAACGAGATTTTCGAGATGAAGAAACAACTGGCCCGGCTCCAGGACAAGCAGCGCAAGACCTCGATCTGGCATCGCCTGTTCCGGATCGACTGA